TGATGCTGTCGAGGACGATATGCATCCGTTGCGTGGAGGTTTCGGGCGAGACGAGCGCGGCCCGCAGCTTGGCCGGCAGCCCGGCGGCCTCGAGCAGGATGAAGACCACGGTGAGCAGGATGAGAAAGGCGTTCGCGAGCACGCCGCTGAGTCCGGATACCAGGTCTCCCGCCAGCCCCAAGACGCGCGCGGGATCGATATAGGTTTGCAGGGCCTCGCGCGAGGTATGCAGGCCGACGCCGTCGAGCCATCGCGCGAGGTCGTCCACGAGGAGCTTGAGGCGTTCCTGGTACTCCGGGAGGCTCTCCTGGAAGCCGTCGAGCGATCCCGCGACCAGGATGGCGAGAACGCTGCCGAGACCGCTGATCGCCAGGACCACCAGCAGCATCGCGGCCCAGTTGGGCGCACCGCGACGGCGCAGTTCGCGCAGCGGTGGTGTTGCGATGACGGCGATGAAGACCGCGAGCAGAAATGGCGTGATCAGGGATGATGCCGCCCGCATGCCCGCAACAACGACGATGAAGGCCGCTGCGGCAACCAGGAAGCGCGTGGCGGGTCCGAGGCCGGGATTGGAGACCATGAGCCGCGCTAGCGGGTCGCTCGGCGCGTTCCGGCCGGTTCGAACCGGGGTAGACCCGATTGCAGCCACCAGGTGTTGGTCACTGCGTCCCACCGCCAGACCTGTCGGTCGGTCAGCTGCTTGACGACCTGGGCGTCCTCGAATAAATAGTCGATGACGACGACCTGATTGGCGCTCTCGTCGGCTTGGATGACCGGCGGCTGGGTGACGTCGTAGCCGGTCACGCGCAGCTCGTCGAAGATCTCCGGGAGCGCCTCGGTTTTGCGTTGATCCGGATGCAGGAAACCGAGCGCCGTCTCGTAATAGCCCCAGCGCAGGGCGGACTGATAGCCGCTGGTGGCGGCCTGGAGTGCGACGGCCCGACGGTCCTTCTCCACAACCGCGCAGCCGGCGCCCGAGAGGCTGGTCAGGAGCAGGGCAAACATCGGCACGACGCTCCAGCGCGTGATGTGCCCGGGCGCTTGCGGCCGGTGCCGTGAACCTTTCGGTGGAGCCATCGTGCCCTCGAAGTTCGATCTCATGTGCGTGTGCATCATCCCGGGATGATAAGCCAAGCCCCGGGGCGCGACCAACGTCGGGGCACGCCTCGCGATCTGCGGTATCATTCCTGGCCGAATGTTCTACCCCTAGCCGGTCCTCAATAGCGATGCCTGAATCCATCGAGCCGAAACGCGAGATCGTCGTTGCCGATGTGCGGCTCACGCTTCTCGGAACCGCCCACGTCTCGCGCGCCAGCGAGGAAGAGGTCCGCGCCCTGCTGCAGAGCGGTGTGTACGACGCGGTGGCCGTGGAGCTGTGTCCCAGTCGCTTCGGTGCCTTGATGGATCCCAAGTCGCTGTCGGAGATGGACCTCTTTTCGGTCATCCGCCAGCGGCGCGTCTACATGGTGGTTGCCAATCTCGCCTTGTCGGCCTATCAGCAACGTCTGGCGGATCAGTTCGGCATCGAGCCCGGTGCCGAGCAGCGCACGGCGGTGCGCGTCGCTAAAGAGTTGGGTCTGCCGGTCCTGCTGATCGATCGGGAGATCGGCGTCACCCTGAAACGCATCTCGGCCAATCTCAGCTGGTGGAAACGCTACACCCTCTTCACGGGGCTCTTGGCCGCCATGCTGACCTCGGAGAAGGTCAGCGAGGAGGAGATCGAGCGGCTCAAGGAGGGTGACGTCCTGGAGACGACATTTGCCGAGTTTGCCCATGATCGGCGGGATCTGTTCGTCCCCCTGATCGAGGAGCGCGACCGTTACATGGCCGCAAAGCTGCGCAGCGAGCCTGCGCGGGCGGGCGTGAAGCGTGTCTTGGCCGTCGTGGGTGCCGGGCACCTGAAGGGTATCGCCGAGGCGTTGGAGAAGGAGGCCGCCGCCCCCTCCGCGATCACGCGGGCGCTCGAGGAGGTCCCCCCGCCGAGCCGTTGGCCGCGCATCCTGTCGTGGGGTCTGGTCGTGTTGATCTTGAGCGGCTTTGCCTTCGGCTTTTCACAGAGCACCAGCTTGGGGTGGGGACTGGTCGCGGCCTGGGTCGTCATCAACGGGGGTCTTTCCGCCTTGGGTGCCTTGCTGGCCGGCGGACACCCCTTGACAGTGGTGGCTGCGTTTCTCGCTGCGCCGCTGACATCGCTGAACCCGACCATCGGTGCCGGGATGGTGACGGGTGCAGTCGAGCTTTCGATGCGCAAGCCCAGGGTATCGGATTTCGGCCGGCTGCGTCTCGATGTCGCGACCTTGCGCGGCTGGTGGCACAACCGTGTCGCCCGCGTCTTTCTGGTGTTTCTCTTCAGTACCCTCGGCTCCGGGATCGGCACCTACGTCGCCGGCTTTCATATCGTGGATCAGTTGTTTCGCGTCGGCGTCCCCTGACGTCTCGCCTGCCGATCACGCAGGCGCGCCGGCTGAAATCAGGGGTCGGTCCGGTCGAGGCCGTCAAGGTGGGCTCGGATCGTCTCGATCGCCTCGTCGAGATGCTGAAACGCATGATCTCCGCCCTCCCAGATCATAAGACGGCCGCACGCGGCATAGATGCGCTCGGCGATGCGCGAATCGATGACCTCGTCGCCGCGCTCCAGGAACAGGGTGCTCGGCGTGCCGTCGCAGGGATCAGCGACGCCGTAGGGTCGGGTGCTCTCGATCAGGTCTTCGCTGACTCGATACTGCTCGCCCTCCGCCGTGGTCATGGTCTCGCCGATGTGTTCTCGGAAAAGATTCCAGGGCGTGAGTGCCGGATTGATCATGTACAGATGCGAGAACCGAAACCGGCGGGCCAGGTATTGGCCGTAGAAGCCGCCCATAGAGCTCCCGACCACGGTGGGCTCGATGCACTCGTGCTGCTCGCGAAACGTGGCGAAAAAGTCCGATAAAACGGCGACGGCATCCGCCGGGCGGTGCGCCGGGTAGTCGAGGGCGACGACCGGATGCGGGGCCAAGCGCTCGCGAAGGCGATTGGCCTTGAAGGATCGGCTCGAGCTGTTGAGTCCGTGGATATAAACGAGCATGTTGTCGGTGTCTTCGCAGCGCCGCGTGAACGGCGTCAGGGCGCTCGCTCTTGAGCCTCGAGCCGCTCTTCTTGGCATGAGGCGGGCAGGAGGCGACTGGTCTCGGCGTCGGTCAGGCCCGCGGGAGGACCGAAAAACGTCACGCGAAACACAAGGCAGCGATCGATAAACTCGCGCGTGCTTTTGGGCATCGGCACCCGTGCGCGTACGATGGAACCGATGAGCTCGGTTCCGTCACGCAAGAGTGCGACAGCGTCCATCGCCTCGCGCGTGGCTGTGGCGCTCGCGTCGCAGGGCAGCACCGGGGCCATTCGGCCGAGTCGATCCATCGCGACCGCGAAGGTCGGCCAGACATCGAAAATCGCCGGGTCGGTGCGCAGGATCTCGCACTTGCGTTTGGCTGCGTCGGCCAACGCGTCGATCTTCGGATCGATATCGGTCATCTGGCGACTGCCCGCAAAGGTGTCCTTCAGGACTGTTGCGATGCGATCGATGTCGCGCATGGTCATGGCGATCTTCAGGTAACGGCTGTCGTAGAAGTCCTCGATCGTCATGGAAAACGCCTTGAACGGCTCGCCCCAGAGCTCGTCGATCCCCTCGTCTCCGCTGCGATGCCGAACCAGCTTTCCGAGTTCCAATGCTTGTAGCAGGCAATCTCCGCACTCACGCATCAGGCTGTTGTCGGCGCCGATCTCCACCCCGGCGGCTTGCAGATCGACGAGACAGGTGAAAATATCCGCGGCACGGTTGAAGAGCGCACCGGCCAGCATGGCCCCGTTGACCCGCTTGCGCTCCGGATCGGTTTCCGAGGTATAGGCCAGGCGTGCCTCGTCGAGCCGCGAACCCGGGATGTTGATGCCGTGCTCGACATGATTGAACAGGCGTCGGGTGAGCGCTTGGATCAGGCGACGTTTGGTCTCGAGCGTATCGCCGGGCGGCTTATAGGACTTGATCCAGTAGCCGTCGTAAAACACGCGCTCCTCGTCGAGGATGATGCGTCGCCTGCCGTTCTCGGGTTGTGTGGGCATGCCTGGGTCGGGATCCTGGGCGGGTGAGTGGAGTCATACCGGTTTTCCGCGGGGCGTGCAATCGTGATCCTCGATCCGGCGTTTTCGGGCCGCGATCGCTGGCCCTTGTCGTTTCGGCGTTTCGGCAGCCTCCCTATGACCTCGAGCAGCGCTGGACTATAGTGGCGTTCTTGGCCGCACACGCAATGGCCGTCATGGATCCCGGTGTCGTCCGGCAGGTCGCCCCGCATGATGGACCCCGCGTGATTTTAAGAAGAATACCGAGCCGGTTTACCGAGGGGACATCCGCGTGAAGGACACGATTGCATCCATGATTACGACACTCTTTGTATGGGGTCTCGCGGGGGCGCTGTTCGGAGCATTGTTCGGCGGTCTGTACCAGGTCCTCTCTGTTCTCGGCCTCGCGGGTTGGCAGCCTTTGGTGATCGCGGCGGCAGCAGCGGCCATGACGACATCGGCTTTTTACAGCGCCATGCCTGTCGCACTCATGGGTGCCATGGCGGGTATCTTGGCGTCCATCGGGTATTTGATCGTCAGCGGACAGAGTGTCGAACTCCTTTGGATCGCCGGGACGGCGGGTGCGGGCGGGATCCTTGCGGGCCTGTTCTATGCCTGGATGATCACCGGCGGAGGCCGGCCGCTCGCCGAGACGCTGACGGGACTGATTGCCGGTATTTTGGCCGGCGGTATCATGGCGTTCGTATTCGCTTCGCTCGGCATCCGGTTCAGCATGTTCGTCCTGTCGGCAGGCGTCGTGGCCTTGGTCGGGACCTTCTTCCAGGTCTCCGAGCGCTGGCTGGTCGCGCGCAGCGCCCGCTGGTTTCCGTCGGTCTTGTCGGCGCCCGTGGTCGCCGGACTCATCGCGGCCGTGGTCGGGGCCAGCGTTTGGATCGTCGGCGGTACGACCTCGACGATGTTGAGCAGCAATGCGCAGGATTCAGCAAATCAGATCCTCGGCGCTGTCCCGTCCGGGTTCCTCGGCGGAATGCTCGGAGGTGCCGTGACGGGCGTGATGTTGCAGATCCTCGGTTTTCGGCCCGAGCAGCCGCACTGAGTTGCGTTGCGGTGGCGACTAAACCGCGCCGGCTCCAGCGGTCGTCGAGTCTGCCGAGACCGATCCCACCCAAAAATATCGCATACTGCGCTGGTCGCGGTTTAGGTCGATCGGAAAGGTTTAAATCCATATGTTTTTTGTGATAATGCGCATGCAGCCTCATGCAGGAACGGGTTGTGTGGTTTTAACTTTCCATCAATGATGCTGGAGGAGACCAGATGTTCGCCGTTATCATCGCACTGGCAATCGGTATCGTGATCGGCTGGAATTGGCAGCAGCCCCCGTGGGCCAAGGACATTCAAGACCGTATCGTCGGCACGTTCCAGTCGTTTACACATAAGGGGCCTAAGTAACTCGCCGCGCGGCTCCGATCCGGCACCGGTCTCGGCCAAGGACGACAGCGCCTTAGGCATCGATGCCTTAGGCCTGTCGTTCGCCGGTGCCGTCGGCGTCAGACGGAGTCGAGAATCAGCACAATGGCGATTGCCCAAAGCGCCCGGTTCAACCAACGCCGATAGGTCCCCTGATCGAGTCGGCGGCGCACCCGAATACCGATCCACAACACAGCCAAAACGGCGGGCAGTGCCAGCAACGCCAGCTGGATGATGGTTGGATCCAGTGCGTCCTGCAGGGCGAATCCGGTCAATTGACCGCTCTTGCTGGTGATGAAGCTCAGGTTGAAGGTCGCGACCATCAGACCCGGATGCATCCGGGTGTAGAGCGCGAAGGCGACCACGATGGGCGAGAAGACGTTCACCACCCCGGCCAAGAGACCCATCCCCAATCCCAACAGCGCCAGCCCCCAGTGCGGGATCCGATGCTCGGGTCCATCGCCGCGCTTGCGCTGCAGGATCAAGAAGACGATCAACACTACGGCCAGCAGCAGACGGAAGGGTTCCGGGTCGACGCTCAGCAGGATCCGCGTGCCGATCAGGCTGCCCACGGCCGTGAAGACCGGGATGGGCCAGAAGCGGCGGAGCGCTTCCAGCCAACGGCGCTCTGTGGCGATGCTGACCAGGTTGATGGCGATGGTCGGGATGAGTGTCAGGAGCACGGCCGCGCGCATGTCCATGATGAGCACGAGCAGCGGCGTGGCGACCAGCGGGAACCCGAACCCGAAGGCGCCGTGCACGAAGGCCGAGATCAGCAGGATCCCGATCGCCAACAGATCGATCAATGCGAATGTATCCAAGATTCCGATCCTCTCCCGCGGTCTCCGCCTTGGCGTGCCGCTGAAATCCGGTTGCCTGGTGTCCCGGGCAAAAAAAGCCCGGCGGGTGCCGGGCGAATCGTCTCATGAGAGACGAGGAGGACATCGGTGTCGGGCGTCCTTGAGGCGCTGGAGCAGCCTGCGCCCCTCTCCCGCGAGGGGAGAGAGGAGTAAATAGATCGTTTTTAGAAATACCCGATACGCGCCGGTGTTTCAGCCTTCCGGTCGCTAAATTACCGGTCAAGAATTCTGTTCTAACCACTCACCACTCACCACTAACCACTAAAAAACGTCTCCGGGCACACGCACCCAGCCTTCCATCAGCACCCGGGCGCTGCGGCTCATGATGGCCTTGGTCACGGTCCAGTCGCCATTGACCCGGGTGGCTTCCGCGCCGACGCGCAGGGAGCCCGAGGGATGGCCGAAGCGCACCGCCGTACGCTCCCCGCCGCCGGCGGCCAGGTTAACCAGTGTGCCGGGGATGGCGGCGGCGGTGCCGATCGCCACCGCTGCCGTGCCCATCATGGCGTGGTGCAGCTTGCCCATGGAGAGTGCGCGTACGCACAGATCGATGTCGCCTGCGACGACTTGCTTACCGCTGGAGGAGACGTAGTCTGCGGGTGGTGCAACGAAGGCGACCTTGGGCGTGTGCTGACGGGTCGCCGCCTCGGCGACATCCTTGATGAGGCCCATCCGCAGCGCGCCATAGGCACGGATCGTCTCGAACATCCTCAAGGCATCGGCATTGCTGTTGATGGCGTCCTGCAGCTCGGTGCCGGTGTAGCCGATGGCCGCCGCATTGACGAATACGGTCGGGATGCCGGCATTGATCATGGTGGCCTCGAGCGTACCGAGGCCGGGGACCTCGAGGTCGTCGACCAGGTTGCCGGTGGGGAACATCGAGCCGCCGCCCTCGCCATCGCCTTCGTCGGCCGGGTCCAGGAACTCCAACTGCACCTCGGCGGCGGGGAAGGTCACGCCGTCGAGCTCGAAATCACCTGTCTCCTGCACGGCGCCGTCGGTCATGGGCACGTGCGCGATGATGGTCTTGCCGATGTTGGCCTGCCAGACGCGCACCCTCGCCATGCCGTCCTTCGGCAGCCGGCCGGCATCGACCAGTCCGGCGCTGATGGCGAAGGAGCCGACCG
The sequence above is drawn from the Thiocapsa rosea genome and encodes:
- a CDS encoding AI-2E family transporter, whose product is MVSNPGLGPATRFLVAAAAFIVVVAGMRAASSLITPFLLAVFIAVIATPPLRELRRRGAPNWAAMLLVVLAISGLGSVLAILVAGSLDGFQESLPEYQERLKLLVDDLARWLDGVGLHTSREALQTYIDPARVLGLAGDLVSGLSGVLANAFLILLTVVFILLEAAGLPAKLRAALVSPETSTQRMHIVLDSINRYMGIKTLTSAGTGVVIWAWLTILGVDYAVLWALIAFLLNFVPTIGSILAAIPAVLLALVQIDLQSAVLVALGYIVVNTLVGSILEPKIMGYGLGLSTLVVFVSLVFWGWVLGPVGMFLSVPLTMSLKIALDANPQTRPIAVMLGPEIREPHRDRPTGPLER
- a CDS encoding TraB/GumN family protein, producing MPESIEPKREIVVADVRLTLLGTAHVSRASEEEVRALLQSGVYDAVAVELCPSRFGALMDPKSLSEMDLFSVIRQRRVYMVVANLALSAYQQRLADQFGIEPGAEQRTAVRVAKELGLPVLLIDREIGVTLKRISANLSWWKRYTLFTGLLAAMLTSEKVSEEEIERLKEGDVLETTFAEFAHDRRDLFVPLIEERDRYMAAKLRSEPARAGVKRVLAVVGAGHLKGIAEALEKEAAAPSAITRALEEVPPPSRWPRILSWGLVVLILSGFAFGFSQSTSLGWGLVAAWVVINGGLSALGALLAGGHPLTVVAAFLAAPLTSLNPTIGAGMVTGAVELSMRKPRVSDFGRLRLDVATLRGWWHNRVARVFLVFLFSTLGSGIGTYVAGFHIVDQLFRVGVP
- a CDS encoding YqiA/YcfP family alpha/beta fold hydrolase; protein product: MLVYIHGLNSSSRSFKANRLRERLAPHPVVALDYPAHRPADAVAVLSDFFATFREQHECIEPTVVGSSMGGFYGQYLARRFRFSHLYMINPALTPWNLFREHIGETMTTAEGEQYRVSEDLIESTRPYGVADPCDGTPSTLFLERGDEVIDSRIAERIYAACGRLMIWEGGDHAFQHLDEAIETIRAHLDGLDRTDP
- a CDS encoding spermidine synthase — encoded protein: MKDTIASMITTLFVWGLAGALFGALFGGLYQVLSVLGLAGWQPLVIAAAAAAMTTSAFYSAMPVALMGAMAGILASIGYLIVSGQSVELLWIAGTAGAGGILAGLFYAWMITGGGRPLAETLTGLIAGILAGGIMAFVFASLGIRFSMFVLSAGVVALVGTFFQVSERWLVARSARWFPSVLSAPVVAGLIAAVVGASVWIVGGTTSTMLSSNAQDSANQILGAVPSGFLGGMLGGAVTGVMLQILGFRPEQPH
- a CDS encoding sulfite exporter TauE/SafE family protein → MDTFALIDLLAIGILLISAFVHGAFGFGFPLVATPLLVLIMDMRAAVLLTLIPTIAINLVSIATERRWLEALRRFWPIPVFTAVGSLIGTRILLSVDPEPFRLLLAVVLIVFLILQRKRGDGPEHRIPHWGLALLGLGMGLLAGVVNVFSPIVVAFALYTRMHPGLMVATFNLSFITSKSGQLTGFALQDALDPTIIQLALLALPAVLAVLWIGIRVRRRLDQGTYRRWLNRALWAIAIVLILDSV
- the prpF gene encoding 2-methylaconitate cis-trans isomerase PrpF → MSHLPQIRIPATYMRGGTSKGVFFRLQDLPAAAQVAGAARDALLLRVIGSPDPYGKQIDGMGGATSSTSKTVILSKSNKPDHDVDYLFGQVSIDTAFVDWSGNCGNLSAAVGSFAISAGLVDAGRLPKDGMARVRVWQANIGKTIIAHVPMTDGAVQETGDFELDGVTFPAAEVQLEFLDPADEGDGEGGGSMFPTGNLVDDLEVPGLGTLEATMINAGIPTVFVNAAAIGYTGTELQDAINSNADALRMFETIRAYGALRMGLIKDVAEAATRQHTPKVAFVAPPADYVSSSGKQVVAGDIDLCVRALSMGKLHHAMMGTAAVAIGTAAAIPGTLVNLAAGGGERTAVRFGHPSGSLRVGAEATRVNGDWTVTKAIMSRSARVLMEGWVRVPGDVF